TACATGGTCTTGAGCTGGGCGCGGCGGGTTCCCGCCAGCACCGACTGCCTGGATACCATGGGGAAATTCCTCTTCTTCGCGCTGGTCATTGATGCGGCGATTGAGAGTCTGGATTGGATTCACCGGCTTTATTCGGCGGACGAATCGATTCACATCCTCAAATCGCTCGCGGCGGGCCGGCTTTTTTACACGTTGCTCGTCGGCCAGGCCTTCTTCGGCACGCTGGTGCCTTTGTTGCTGCTCGGCGCCGTTCAACTCTTCCGGCGGCGGCTCACGGAATCCGCACGGCATTGGATCTATTTCATTGGCAGCGTGCTGATCCTGGTGGGGGTGCTGTCCATGCGCTGGAACGTCGTCATCGGCGGCCAACTGTTCTCGAAGAGCCTGCGGGGATTCATGGATTACAAACTGGAATTCGCCGGGCACGAAGGCTGGCTGTTGTCTCTCGCGCTGCTGGCTTTGCCGTTCGTTTTACTGGGAGTTTTCATCAAGCTCTTTCTGCCTTTGGCCTCGGCCCAGACTGCGCAGGCTCAGCAGTCCTGACGCTGCTCAAGAAATGAAGACAAATGGCCAAATCCGGGAGAGCGAGGGACGTCCCGGAAATCGATATTGACCGCGCAAACAGCCCGACTCAGGGCCAAAACGAAAATCACTTCACTGAAAATGAACTCACGAAACAAATCGATTCTGCTCGGCATCGCGCTCCTGGGCGCGGCCCTGGCTGCAGCTCAGGCGGAGGACGTGAAGGCTCTTTACGAAAAGGAATGCGCCAAATGCCACGGCAGCGACGGCAGAGGCGACACCAAGATGGGCAAAAAGCTTGGCGCCAAGGACTACACCGATCCCGCCGTCCTGGCGAAGAT
Above is a genomic segment from Verrucomicrobiota bacterium containing:
- a CDS encoding cytochrome c, which encodes MNSRNKSILLGIALLGAALAAAQAEDVKALYEKECAKCHGSDGRGDTKMGKKLGAKDYTDPAVLAKMKDDAAFKAIKEGLKDKADKTLMKPFTDLTDDQIKALIAYMRAFPKK